In Thioalkalivibrio paradoxus ARh 1, the following are encoded in one genomic region:
- a CDS encoding TRAP transporter permease: MSESISPVPQARAAADPDERASQERELSSWQAWMLFIACVGFILFHLIVLNLFPLETWTFRIIHVAGGLFIGFALVASWAPHPEKAGQRRWWLELLPMLAATVLIAYAIGALVAAYVLRDWAGVTLIPAWLFQYFGWSLFAATAIAIPAGWVFRPQAHRIVWYDWILMAASLAVAGYLLFHLNMLQFRAGVVPTQPDMWTILAGILLILEITRRVAGLALVVIAAIFIAYGFVGPWLPGFLGHGGYRADRFFTYLYTDNGILGPTTAVSSTYIVLFITFAAFLQASKVGDYFVNFAFAVAGRRRGGPAKVAVFASGLMGMINGTSAGNVVATGSLTIPLMKRVGYQPRSSGAIEAAASTGGQIMPPVMGAGAFIMAEITGIPYTELIVAALIPALLYFASVYFMVDFEAARTGIKGVPRKELPQVGRLLRRIYLFTPIIILIGALFMGYSVIRAGTVALASAVVVSWLTPFPLGLVGMLRALNLSARMAVQLIAVCAAAGIIVGVIGLTGVGLRFSSMLLAIAANSQLLALLFAMAISVLLGMGMPTTAAYAVAASVVAPGLIQMGVEPLVAHFFVFYYSVISAITPPVALAAYAGAAIAGSEPMRTSVTAFKIGLAAFIVPFMFFYHPALLMVGDNLTITLNFATALIGVFLLAAAAQGWFFGAATWALRGVLFGTALLMISGTVVTDLTGLALFAAALLWQLKLAPVLVQRTAP, encoded by the coding sequence ATGTCGGAGTCCATCAGCCCCGTTCCGCAGGCACGCGCAGCGGCGGATCCGGATGAACGCGCCAGCCAGGAGCGTGAACTCTCCAGCTGGCAGGCCTGGATGCTGTTCATCGCCTGCGTTGGCTTCATCCTGTTTCACCTGATCGTTCTGAACCTGTTCCCGCTGGAAACCTGGACCTTCCGGATCATCCACGTGGCCGGCGGTCTGTTCATCGGCTTCGCGCTGGTCGCGTCGTGGGCCCCGCACCCGGAAAAGGCAGGGCAGCGACGCTGGTGGCTGGAGCTGTTGCCGATGCTGGCCGCGACGGTACTGATCGCGTATGCGATCGGCGCGCTGGTTGCGGCCTATGTGCTGCGCGACTGGGCCGGCGTGACGTTGATTCCGGCCTGGCTGTTCCAGTACTTCGGCTGGTCGCTGTTTGCGGCGACCGCGATCGCAATACCCGCGGGCTGGGTTTTCCGCCCGCAGGCGCACCGGATCGTCTGGTACGACTGGATCCTGATGGCCGCCAGCCTCGCGGTGGCGGGCTATCTGCTGTTTCATCTCAACATGCTGCAGTTCCGTGCCGGCGTGGTGCCGACGCAGCCGGACATGTGGACCATACTGGCCGGGATCCTGCTGATCCTGGAGATCACGCGCCGCGTGGCCGGGCTGGCGCTGGTCGTGATCGCGGCAATCTTCATCGCCTATGGTTTCGTCGGGCCCTGGCTGCCGGGCTTCCTCGGGCACGGTGGCTACCGCGCGGACCGGTTCTTCACCTATCTGTACACCGACAACGGGATCCTCGGTCCCACCACCGCGGTGTCGTCCACCTATATCGTGCTGTTCATCACCTTTGCGGCGTTTCTGCAGGCGTCGAAGGTCGGCGACTATTTCGTGAATTTCGCGTTCGCCGTCGCCGGGCGTCGGCGCGGCGGGCCGGCCAAGGTCGCGGTGTTCGCCAGCGGGCTGATGGGGATGATCAACGGCACCTCGGCCGGCAACGTCGTCGCGACCGGCTCGCTGACGATTCCGCTGATGAAACGCGTCGGGTATCAGCCGCGCTCCTCCGGCGCGATCGAGGCTGCGGCGTCGACCGGCGGTCAGATCATGCCACCGGTAATGGGTGCCGGGGCGTTCATCATGGCCGAGATCACCGGCATTCCGTACACCGAACTGATCGTCGCGGCCCTGATTCCGGCGCTGCTGTACTTCGCGTCGGTGTATTTCATGGTCGACTTCGAGGCCGCGCGCACCGGCATCAAGGGCGTGCCGCGCAAGGAGCTGCCGCAGGTCGGCCGGTTGCTGCGGCGCATCTACCTGTTCACGCCGATCATCATTCTGATCGGCGCGCTGTTCATGGGCTATTCGGTGATTCGAGCCGGCACGGTCGCGCTGGCCAGCGCGGTGGTGGTGAGCTGGCTGACGCCGTTCCCGCTCGGGCTGGTCGGGATGCTGCGCGCGCTGAACCTGTCGGCGCGGATGGCGGTGCAGCTGATTGCGGTCTGCGCCGCCGCCGGGATCATCGTCGGCGTGATCGGGCTGACCGGGGTCGGGCTGCGCTTTTCGTCGATGCTGCTGGCGATCGCGGCGAACAGCCAGCTGCTCGCGCTGCTGTTCGCGATGGCGATTTCGGTACTGCTCGGCATGGGGATGCCGACCACCGCGGCCTACGCGGTGGCCGCATCGGTGGTCGCGCCCGGCCTGATCCAGATGGGCGTCGAACCGCTGGTGGCGCACTTCTTCGTGTTCTACTACTCGGTGATCTCGGCGATCACGCCGCCGGTGGCACTGGCAGCGTATGCGGGTGCGGCGATCGCGGGTTCGGAACCGATGCGCACGTCGGTCACCGCGTTCAAGATCGGGCTGGCCGCGTTCATCGTGCCGTTCATGTTCTTCTACCATCCGGCGCTGCTGATGGTCGGCGACAACCTGACCATTACGCTGAACTTCGCCACCGCGCTGATCGGTGTGTTCCTGCTCGCAGCCGCGGCCCAGGGATGGTTCTTCGGTGCCGCCACCTGGGCGCTCCGGGGGGTGCTGTTCGGCACCGCACTGCTGATGATCTCGGGGACGGTCGTGACCGATCTGACCGGCCTGGCGCTGTTCGCGGCGGCGCTGCTGTGGCAGCTGAAGCTCGCGCCGGTTCTGGTGCAACGAACGGCGCCGTAA
- a CDS encoding c-type cytochrome, with amino-acid sequence MTRLYPTFLLGLALALPGALAAESAGPTGEMMGNTCAACHGTYGRLAGSAFVPLAGMDEDEFIRAMREFRDNTRPSTLMHSVAKGFSDEETRRMAEFFAAQTMEE; translated from the coding sequence ATGACACGGCTCTACCCGACCTTCCTGCTGGGCCTGGCGCTGGCGCTCCCGGGGGCGCTGGCCGCCGAGTCTGCCGGCCCGACCGGGGAGATGATGGGCAACACCTGTGCCGCCTGCCACGGCACCTACGGTCGCCTGGCCGGCTCCGCGTTCGTTCCGCTGGCCGGCATGGACGAGGACGAGTTCATCCGCGCGATGCGCGAGTTCCGCGACAACACCCGCCCGTCGACGCTGATGCACAGCGTGGCCAAGGGCTTCAGCGACGAGGAAACCCGGCGGATGGCCGAGTTCTTCGCCGCACAGACGATGGAGGAATGA
- a CDS encoding c-type cytochrome — protein sequence MKIRTTLLLLPLAALGLAAANGDPGASPLPDRWTPAELHAALAAMPEGDPGRGRELHDRMFCASCHGPSGESPSRNWPTVVGQRAPYVYKMLLDYRDGRLPHPEAEPMAVLAEMMSEQEMADVAAFYDAQALPALAPLRKQHPADTLVRRGDPERLITPCSACHGVDGQGGRNETPALAGQRPEYLVRAMRAFRDRSRDNDVHHGMGQFAWDLTDAEIEALADYYAP from the coding sequence ATGAAGATTCGAACCACATTGCTATTGCTGCCACTGGCAGCGCTGGGGCTGGCGGCCGCAAACGGCGACCCGGGCGCGTCGCCGCTACCCGATCGCTGGACTCCGGCCGAACTGCACGCGGCGCTGGCGGCGATGCCGGAGGGGGATCCGGGCCGCGGACGCGAACTCCACGACCGGATGTTCTGCGCGTCCTGCCACGGCCCGTCGGGAGAGTCGCCGAGCCGCAATTGGCCCACGGTCGTCGGCCAGCGCGCGCCCTACGTGTACAAAATGCTTCTGGATTACCGCGACGGCCGGCTGCCGCATCCGGAGGCGGAACCAATGGCGGTGCTGGCGGAGATGATGTCCGAGCAGGAAATGGCCGACGTGGCCGCGTTCTACGATGCGCAGGCGCTGCCCGCGCTGGCGCCGCTGCGCAAGCAGCACCCGGCCGACACGCTGGTGCGCCGCGGCGACCCCGAACGGCTGATCACGCCCTGCTCGGCCTGCCACGGCGTCGACGGCCAGGGAGGCCGCAACGAGACCCCGGCGCTCGCGGGCCAGCGCCCGGAGTATCTGGTGCGCGCGATGCGTGCGTTCCGCGACCGCAGCCGCGACAACGACGTCCATCACGGCATGGGCCAGTTCGCCTGGGACCTGACCGACGCCGAGATCGAAGCGCTCGCCGACTACTACGCGCCCTGA
- a CDS encoding NAD(P)/FAD-dependent oxidoreductase, whose amino-acid sequence MQRRDFLRLIGAGAAFAGSLPVGSAFAAAAPHVVVVGGGAGGATAAKYLKLADPGLRVTVIEKNPVYIRPYGSSEVLNDHIGMADLEIGYDRLRDRYGIGFLFDTVTGVDPEQRIVRTAGGSRLAYDRMIVSPGIQLLYDRIDGYSETLAETRVPSAWIPGEQTRLLRDQLHAMRPGGTFLIVAPPNPYRCPPGPYERGALMAEWFQTHNPTAKVIILDSKDRFVPGPSMLLGWNRLYGYNVPERFREGMPLDGDWPLREHDGPGMIDWVPGYDGGRVLALDAGAGVVEAEAGRFEADVINIVPPMVAGRVAFAMDLVDGSGYCPIDRRTHESARHPGIHVIGDAAQADTMPKSGYSANTQAKVAARAVVDLLAGRETQEPVWENTCYALAGQEYGLYVADVFRLVDGRIQRMDGPRFLPLDASRAQIRLGALYQNHWMQTFTQDCFA is encoded by the coding sequence ATGCAGCGTCGTGATTTTCTGAGGCTGATCGGTGCCGGCGCCGCGTTCGCCGGCAGCCTGCCGGTCGGCAGTGCCTTCGCCGCAGCCGCCCCGCACGTGGTGGTGGTCGGCGGCGGCGCCGGCGGTGCCACCGCAGCGAAGTACCTGAAGCTCGCCGATCCCGGCCTGCGCGTGACCGTGATCGAAAAGAACCCGGTCTACATCCGGCCCTACGGGTCGAGCGAGGTGCTGAACGACCACATCGGGATGGCGGATCTGGAGATCGGCTATGACCGCTTGCGCGATCGCTACGGGATCGGATTCCTGTTCGACACCGTGACCGGCGTCGACCCGGAGCAGCGCATCGTGCGGACCGCGGGCGGCAGCCGCCTGGCCTACGACCGGATGATCGTTTCCCCGGGCATTCAGCTGCTGTACGACCGGATCGACGGGTATAGCGAGACGCTGGCCGAGACCCGGGTGCCCAGCGCCTGGATCCCGGGCGAGCAGACCCGGCTGCTGCGCGACCAGCTCCATGCAATGCGGCCCGGCGGCACGTTCCTGATCGTCGCGCCGCCGAACCCCTACCGCTGCCCGCCGGGTCCGTACGAACGCGGCGCGCTGATGGCCGAGTGGTTCCAGACCCACAACCCGACCGCGAAAGTGATCATCCTCGACTCGAAGGACCGCTTCGTTCCCGGGCCCAGCATGCTGCTCGGCTGGAACCGGCTGTACGGCTACAACGTTCCCGAGCGTTTCCGCGAGGGCATGCCGCTCGACGGCGACTGGCCACTGCGCGAGCACGACGGCCCCGGAATGATCGACTGGGTGCCTGGGTACGACGGCGGGCGCGTGCTGGCGCTGGACGCCGGCGCCGGCGTGGTCGAAGCCGAGGCCGGCCGCTTCGAGGCCGACGTGATCAATATCGTGCCGCCGATGGTTGCCGGTCGCGTCGCGTTCGCGATGGACCTGGTCGACGGCAGCGGCTATTGCCCGATCGACCGGCGCACCCACGAGTCCGCGCGTCACCCGGGCATCCATGTGATCGGCGACGCGGCGCAGGCGGACACCATGCCCAAGTCCGGCTACTCGGCGAACACTCAGGCCAAGGTCGCCGCACGCGCGGTGGTCGACCTGCTGGCCGGGCGCGAGACCCAGGAGCCGGTCTGGGAAAACACCTGCTACGCGCTGGCCGGCCAGGAGTACGGGCTGTACGTCGCCGACGTGTTCCGGCTGGTCGACGGGCGCATCCAACGCATGGACGGCCCGCGCTTCCTGCCGCTGGACGCGAGCCGGGCCCAGATCCGGCTTGGTGCGCTGTACCAGAACCACTGGATGCAGACGTTCACCCAGGACTGCTTCGCCTGA
- a CDS encoding TAXI family TRAP transporter solute-binding subunit, with the protein MKHRFMGWLVIGLTAIAMAGSGALAQDRSDWPRSVKIGTASQGGTYFIYGAGWGNLVQEQLGVNTTAEVTGGPAQNLVLVHSGELQFGMTTMGPARDAWDGTLEMAPGLETKNVRAMFPMYMTPFQVVALQRSGIDSISDLRGKRVGVGPRGGTASVYWPRFFQDLGVNVRLQYGGASDLAGQLQDGLIDAFAFAAGVPISAFSQLEAQQPVNIFSFADAELDVVIANNPVSAVEIPGGTYRSVSEDQSTVAMWNYAIAHKDMPASLVQRIMEVVLDDNERMVRIHRSATETLPENYTTNGFMWFHPGAVCYLQAKGFEVDERLIPPEMAGCD; encoded by the coding sequence ATGAAGCATCGATTCATGGGTTGGCTGGTCATCGGACTGACGGCCATCGCGATGGCCGGCAGTGGCGCGCTGGCCCAGGACCGCAGCGATTGGCCCCGGTCGGTCAAGATCGGCACCGCCTCGCAGGGCGGCACCTACTTCATCTACGGCGCCGGATGGGGCAACCTGGTCCAGGAACAGCTGGGCGTGAACACCACGGCGGAAGTGACCGGAGGCCCCGCCCAGAATCTCGTGCTGGTCCACTCCGGCGAACTGCAGTTCGGCATGACCACGATGGGGCCGGCCCGCGATGCCTGGGACGGCACGCTCGAGATGGCGCCCGGACTGGAAACCAAGAACGTCCGCGCGATGTTCCCGATGTATATGACGCCGTTCCAGGTCGTCGCGCTGCAGCGTTCCGGGATCGACTCGATCTCGGACCTGCGTGGCAAGCGGGTCGGCGTCGGGCCGCGCGGCGGTACGGCCAGCGTGTACTGGCCGCGCTTCTTCCAGGATCTGGGCGTCAACGTGCGCCTGCAATATGGCGGTGCATCCGACCTCGCAGGTCAGCTCCAGGATGGGCTGATCGACGCGTTCGCCTTCGCAGCCGGCGTGCCGATTTCGGCGTTCAGCCAGCTCGAAGCCCAGCAGCCGGTGAACATCTTCTCGTTCGCGGACGCCGAACTCGACGTGGTGATCGCCAACAACCCGGTCAGCGCGGTCGAGATCCCCGGCGGTACCTACCGCTCGGTGTCCGAGGATCAGTCCACCGTGGCGATGTGGAACTACGCGATCGCGCACAAGGACATGCCGGCGTCGCTGGTGCAGCGAATCATGGAAGTCGTGCTCGACGACAACGAGCGCATGGTACGGATCCATCGCTCTGCCACCGAGACGCTGCCCGAGAATTACACCACCAACGGCTTCATGTGGTTCCACCCCGGTGCCGTCTGTTACCTCCAGGCCAAGGGCTTCGAAGTCGACGAACGGCTGATCCCGCCGGAAATGGCGGGCTGCGACTAG
- a CDS encoding cytochrome ubiquinol oxidase subunit I: MEYIGLYPTWFEPSLGSGWVVGIIATAHVLFSHTSVGAAIFFAFLATLAYQRNRPELLTFVKQYGLFLLVFAYVAGSITGVGIWYSTTVASPRGISALIHSFVWKWATEWVFFVIEVIGVYLVVYLVGKVDPRTHLRVTWIFALSSLATMLIIIGILSFMLWPGKEIWFDEGGYLNGFYGPNTFAQLAMRMAFMLTMTAVVGGVVASRIQDLALRREITRMLAWLGIVSAVIGTALFSWYTSTLPEHAHLVMQARLPDWFSISLIAVLGGIIVYFIATLLVPRMLTPAVAGVATVAILVFGLWPEEVARESIRKPFVAGEYLYSNQVIARDVPGMGIRSEIPVIQEHGLLQTHVFLPEELREVTPDNAAQVGHAIALSMCSNCHSVTDTGMRPIRNYLGGSTDVARIKTYLLGALATGNTLYMPQIPMTDDEAEALAVFLASLNDPELPLRYAQERAGIARSDDAATTSEE; this comes from the coding sequence ATGGAATACATCGGCCTTTATCCAACCTGGTTCGAACCGTCGCTCGGCAGCGGCTGGGTGGTCGGCATCATCGCCACCGCCCACGTACTCTTTTCGCATACTTCGGTGGGAGCGGCGATCTTCTTCGCGTTCCTCGCCACGCTCGCCTACCAACGCAACCGGCCCGAACTGCTGACCTTCGTGAAGCAGTACGGCCTGTTCCTGCTGGTGTTCGCCTACGTCGCCGGTTCGATCACCGGCGTCGGTATCTGGTATTCGACCACCGTCGCGAGCCCGCGCGGGATCTCGGCGCTGATCCACAGCTTCGTCTGGAAGTGGGCCACCGAATGGGTCTTCTTCGTGATCGAGGTGATCGGCGTGTACCTGGTCGTGTACCTGGTCGGCAAGGTCGATCCGCGCACCCATCTGCGCGTGACCTGGATCTTTGCGCTGTCGTCGCTGGCGACGATGCTGATCATCATCGGCATCCTGTCGTTCATGCTCTGGCCGGGCAAGGAGATCTGGTTCGACGAGGGCGGCTACCTGAACGGTTTCTACGGGCCGAACACCTTTGCGCAACTGGCGATGCGCATGGCGTTCATGCTGACCATGACCGCAGTGGTCGGCGGCGTGGTGGCCTCCCGGATCCAGGACCTGGCGCTGCGCCGGGAGATCACGCGCATGCTCGCCTGGCTGGGAATCGTCTCGGCGGTGATCGGGACCGCACTGTTCAGCTGGTATACCAGCACGCTGCCGGAGCATGCCCACCTGGTGATGCAGGCGCGGCTGCCCGACTGGTTCTCGATCAGTCTGATCGCGGTGCTTGGCGGAATCATCGTCTATTTCATCGCGACCCTGCTGGTGCCGCGGATGCTGACACCGGCGGTCGCCGGGGTCGCGACGGTCGCGATCCTGGTCTTCGGCCTGTGGCCCGAGGAAGTCGCGCGCGAATCGATCCGCAAGCCCTTCGTCGCCGGCGAGTACCTGTACTCGAATCAGGTGATCGCGCGCGACGTGCCCGGAATGGGGATCCGCTCGGAGATCCCGGTGATCCAGGAACACGGGCTGCTGCAGACCCATGTGTTCCTGCCCGAGGAACTGCGCGAAGTGACGCCGGACAACGCGGCGCAGGTCGGGCACGCAATCGCGCTCAGCATGTGCTCCAACTGCCACAGCGTGACCGATACCGGGATGCGTCCGATCCGGAACTATCTCGGCGGCAGCACCGATGTCGCCCGGATCAAGACCTACCTGCTGGGGGCGCTGGCGACCGGCAACACGCTGTACATGCCGCAAATCCCGATGACCGACGACGAGGCCGAGGCGCTGGCGGTGTTCCTGGCCAGCCTCAACGACCCGGAGCTGCCGCTGCGCTATGCGCAGGAACGCGCCGGGATCGCCCGGTCCGACGACGCGGCCACGACCTCGGAGGAGTAA
- the uvrD gene encoding DNA helicase II, with protein sequence MDVSRLLESLNPAQREAVAAPPGPTLVLAGAGSGKTRVLVHRIAWLIEVEGVMPWSLLAVTFTNKAANEMRGRIETLLGQPVSGLWMGTFHGLAHRLLRQHWQEARLPQSFQILDSDDQLRLVRRVLRALELDEARWPPRQAQWFINARKDEGRRPDHLPDTGDPVSRQWVRVYTAYEQACARAGVVDFAELLLRAVELLRDHEELLEHYRHRFRHLLVDEFQDTNDIQYGWLRLLAGGGAPLFAVGDDDQSIYGWRGARVENLQHFQKDFPGTQVVRLEQNYRSSANILNAANALIRNNNGRLGKELWTDGQDGAPVRLFAAINEQDEARFVAETIARHVEHGGLHRECAVLYRSNAQSRVIEDTLFARRIPYRVYGGLRFFERLEIKDALAYLRLVENADDDAAFLRAVNQPPRGIGEKTLEDLRLRAQQQGLSLIQAAQQAVASEAMPGRARNAVAGFLQLVLRLREEISGKELPDQIESAIARSGLREHFANEKGERGQARVENLDELVGAARAFAQDLPVEAETGTLTDFLAHAALEAGEGAADPHEDAVQLMTLHSAKGLEFPLVLLTGLEEGLFPNARSLEEPGRLEEERRLAYVGMTRAQRELYLTHAETRRLYGRESYNMPSRFIGELPAEMIEPLRPQARVQPAGRFAGMRPGLDARGAAAADAGLAIGSRVRHAKFGEGVITEYEGGGASARVQVNFANAGAKWLVLSFARLEPVA encoded by the coding sequence ATGGATGTTTCCCGTCTGCTCGAATCCCTGAACCCGGCCCAGCGCGAGGCCGTTGCCGCTCCTCCCGGTCCGACCCTGGTCCTGGCGGGGGCGGGCAGCGGCAAGACCCGCGTATTGGTTCACCGGATCGCCTGGCTGATCGAGGTCGAGGGCGTGATGCCCTGGAGCTTGCTTGCGGTGACGTTCACCAACAAGGCTGCGAACGAGATGCGCGGGCGTATCGAAACCCTGCTCGGCCAGCCGGTCAGCGGACTGTGGATGGGCACGTTCCACGGCCTCGCACACCGGCTGTTGCGCCAGCACTGGCAGGAAGCCCGGCTGCCGCAGTCGTTCCAGATCCTCGACAGCGACGACCAGCTGCGCCTGGTGCGCCGCGTGTTGCGCGCGCTGGAGCTGGACGAGGCACGCTGGCCGCCACGCCAGGCGCAGTGGTTCATCAATGCGCGCAAGGACGAGGGGCGCCGCCCGGACCATCTGCCCGATACCGGGGACCCGGTGTCGCGCCAGTGGGTCCGCGTCTACACCGCCTACGAGCAAGCCTGTGCGCGGGCCGGGGTGGTCGATTTCGCGGAACTGCTGCTGCGCGCAGTGGAATTGCTGCGCGACCACGAGGAACTGCTGGAACACTACCGGCACCGGTTCCGGCATCTGCTGGTCGACGAGTTCCAGGACACCAACGACATCCAGTACGGCTGGCTGCGGCTGTTGGCGGGTGGCGGCGCTCCGCTGTTCGCGGTGGGCGACGACGACCAGTCGATCTACGGCTGGCGCGGCGCGCGCGTCGAGAACCTGCAGCATTTCCAGAAGGATTTTCCCGGGACCCAGGTGGTGCGGCTGGAACAGAACTACCGGTCCAGCGCCAACATCCTGAATGCGGCCAACGCGCTGATCCGCAACAACAACGGACGGCTCGGAAAGGAATTGTGGACCGACGGACAGGACGGCGCTCCGGTACGCTTGTTCGCTGCGATCAACGAACAGGACGAGGCGCGCTTCGTCGCCGAGACGATCGCGCGCCACGTCGAACACGGCGGCCTGCACCGCGAATGCGCGGTGCTGTACCGTTCCAACGCGCAGTCGCGGGTGATCGAGGACACGCTGTTCGCCCGGCGCATCCCCTACCGGGTCTATGGCGGCCTTCGCTTCTTCGAGCGGCTCGAGATCAAGGATGCACTGGCCTACCTGCGCCTGGTCGAGAACGCCGACGACGATGCCGCGTTCCTGCGAGCGGTGAACCAGCCCCCGCGCGGAATCGGCGAGAAGACGCTGGAGGATCTGCGCCTGCGGGCCCAGCAGCAGGGGCTCAGCCTGATCCAGGCAGCGCAACAGGCGGTGGCCTCGGAAGCCATGCCGGGGCGCGCGCGCAATGCGGTCGCCGGATTCCTGCAGCTCGTGCTGCGGCTGCGCGAGGAGATTTCCGGAAAGGAGCTGCCGGACCAGATCGAGTCGGCGATCGCGCGCTCGGGCCTGCGCGAGCATTTCGCGAACGAGAAGGGCGAGCGCGGCCAGGCTCGCGTCGAGAACCTCGACGAACTCGTCGGCGCCGCGCGCGCCTTCGCCCAGGATCTGCCGGTGGAAGCCGAAACCGGCACGCTGACCGATTTCCTCGCGCATGCCGCACTCGAGGCCGGCGAGGGTGCTGCCGACCCGCACGAGGATGCGGTGCAGCTGATGACCCTGCATTCGGCCAAGGGGCTGGAGTTTCCGCTGGTTCTGCTGACCGGCCTCGAGGAAGGGCTGTTTCCGAACGCCCGCTCGCTCGAGGAACCGGGCCGGCTGGAGGAGGAACGCCGGCTTGCCTACGTCGGCATGACCCGGGCGCAGCGGGAACTGTACCTGACCCATGCCGAGACCCGGCGCCTGTACGGCCGGGAGTCGTACAACATGCCGTCGCGCTTCATCGGCGAACTGCCCGCGGAAATGATCGAACCGCTGCGGCCGCAGGCGCGCGTGCAGCCGGCCGGGCGCTTCGCCGGGATGCGCCCGGGGCTGGATGCGCGCGGCGCCGCGGCCGCCGATGCGGGCCTCGCGATCGGCAGCCGGGTCCGCCACGCGAAGTTCGGCGAGGGGGTCATCACCGAGTACGAGGGCGGTGGCGCCTCGGCCCGGGTCCAGGTGAACTTCGCCAACGCCGGTGCGAAGTGGCTGGTGCTGAGCTTCGCCCGGCTGGAACCCGTCGCCTGA